The nucleotide sequence GGCGCAGCCGAGAACACCCGCCGCGGCGATCACGGCGCTGCCGAGCGGGCGGCGCTGGGTCTCGAGGGTCCCGGCCAGCGCCGCCAATGTCGCGATCACTACGAGCACCACGATGGCCAGGAAGGGTTTGTCCAGTGGACCGAGGGCCTGGATCGCCCACTCTTTGATCGGCCCCGGGGTGATATCGATGACCGCAGAGCCGACCGCCGTGCGTGCGTCGGCGCGCGTCCCAAACGGGATGCTGACCACCTGGGCGACACCGAGCGCGACGGACGCAGCGGCAACCCCGGCAAGCATCCGCTCGTTCGCCGAGGGCCCCACCATCCCAGCGACTCTACTCGCGCCGCTCGCTGCCAGCGCAAAAGTTCCGCCGCACAAGCAAACCAGCGCATTCGGCACGTTGCGTCGGCCACTGGCGGCGCCGATGCGGATCCCTCCGTTGATGTGGGTTCCTGGGGACAGTCGCCAAGTCGTACCGTGTAGCGATGACATCTTCGGTTGCCGGAAAAGTCGTCGCCATCACCGGTGGGGCTCGCGGAATCGGTCTGGCTATCGCCACGGCGCTACAGGGCTTGGGCTCCAAAGTCGCGATCGGCGACATCGATGAGTCCACGGCCAAATCATCCGGCGACCGGCTCGGGCTGCCGCTGGCCTGCGGATTGGATGTGACAAACCGGCAGTCGTTCACCGCTTTCCTCGACACCGTCGAGGACAAGTTGGGGCCACTGGATGTCCTGGTGAACAACGCCGGTTTGATCTCGGTGGGCAGCGCGGTCGATGAGCCTGACGATGCCACTCACCGCCTGTTCGACGTGAACGTCCACGGCGTCATCCTCGGCACCAAGTTGGCCACGCAGCGGATGCTGCCCCGACGCCGCGGGCACGTCATCAACATCGGCTCGGTGGGCAGCATGCTGCCCACCGAAGGCATCGCAACCTACTGCGCCACCAAGCATGCCGTGCTCGGCTACACCGACGCGGTCCGAATGGAAAACCGCGGCAAGGGAGTCCATTTTTCGGTGATCATGCCGACGCTGACCAATACCGAAATGGTCGCCGGTGTCGGACATGCGAAGGGCTTCAAGAATGCCGAGCCGGAAGACGTCGCGCGGGCGGTCGTCGGCGTGATTGCGAAGCCGGAACCCCATGTGGCCGTGCCTCGTTCGCTGGGTGTGACGCTGTGGGCGCAGCGTCTGATGCCGTTGGGCCTGGCGGAGGCGCTTGGCCGCGCGCTGGGGTCCGGGCGCGTTTTCACCACCGATCTGCGACGCGACCAGCACGACGTCTACACCCGGCGGACCGGCATTTCGTGACCCCGGTGAACGCTCGCGTCGACCTGGGGCCCGAGTCGCTGCTCTGGCGCTGGGCGGGCGACATGCGAATCGCTTTCGAGGGCGGTACGGCGGGTCTGATGCAGACGATGCATCCCGCGATCGGCCAAGGGCTCATCGACCACTCGAACTTTTTCGACGATCCGGTCGACCGGGTATTCCGTTCACTGCCCGGCATTCTCGGCACCATCTACGACGGACCCGACGCGGACGCGACCGGGATCAGGGTGCGCGACTTCCACCGCGACATCAAGGGCCAACTGCCCGACGGGCAGCGCTACCACGCACTCAAACCCGAGACGTACTGGTGGGCACACGCCACCTTCCAGATGATGGTGCACCGGCTCGCCGAGCACTGGGATGTCCACCGGCTGACCGATCGCGAACGCGAACGCCTTTACCTCGAGGGCTGCGAATGGTACCGGCGATACGGCATGACCGACTCGGTGCTGCCCCCGACGTTGGCTGATTTCAACCGTGAATACGAGCGCTACTGCACCGAAGTGCTGCAGCCCAACGCTGCTTCGGATTTTCTGATCGAGTTCATCCAGCGCACGGCGATCCCCGACATGAGCACCTCGCCGGATTATCCGAGCACTCCGCTGCTGCGCCCGATCATGGACGCCCTGCTGCCCACGATGCCGGTTCGCACCGCGCTGGCAACGCCGATGCGCCTGGTCATCTTTGGCGGTCTGCCTCCGGTTGTGCGGGA is from Mycobacterium marinum and encodes:
- a CDS encoding SDR family oxidoreductase, which translates into the protein MTSSVAGKVVAITGGARGIGLAIATALQGLGSKVAIGDIDESTAKSSGDRLGLPLACGLDVTNRQSFTAFLDTVEDKLGPLDVLVNNAGLISVGSAVDEPDDATHRLFDVNVHGVILGTKLATQRMLPRRRGHVINIGSVGSMLPTEGIATYCATKHAVLGYTDAVRMENRGKGVHFSVIMPTLTNTEMVAGVGHAKGFKNAEPEDVARAVVGVIAKPEPHVAVPRSLGVTLWAQRLMPLGLAEALGRALGSGRVFTTDLRRDQHDVYTRRTGIS
- a CDS encoding oxygenase MpaB family protein, with translation MTPVNARVDLGPESLLWRWAGDMRIAFEGGTAGLMQTMHPAIGQGLIDHSNFFDDPVDRVFRSLPGILGTIYDGPDADATGIRVRDFHRDIKGQLPDGQRYHALKPETYWWAHATFQMMVHRLAEHWDVHRLTDRERERLYLEGCEWYRRYGMTDSVLPPTLADFNREYERYCTEVLQPNAASDFLIEFIQRTAIPDMSTSPDYPSTPLLRPIMDALLPTMPVRTALATPMRLVIFGGLPPVVRERFGIGWSGVDEASYRALRTTIKQGWRTVPASLKWHDTARRSWLRELGRIPRRF